One stretch of Anguilla anguilla isolate fAngAng1 chromosome 5, fAngAng1.pri, whole genome shotgun sequence DNA includes these proteins:
- the LOC118227365 gene encoding COUP transcription factor 2 isoform X3 — MVLSGTSQGIWDRSLTAAVQRGRMPPTQPHHGQFALTNGDPLHCHSYLSGYISLLLRAEPYPTSRYGSQCMQPNNIMGIENICELAARMLFSAVEWARNIPFFPDLQITDQVALLRLTWSELFVLNAAQCSMPLHVAPLLAAAGLHASPMSADRVVAFMDHIRIFQEQVEKLKALHVDSAEYSCLKAIVLFTSDACGLSDVAHVESLQEKSQCALEEYVRSQYPNQPTRFGKLLLRLPSLRTVSSSVIEQLFFVRLVGKTPIETLIRDMLLSGSSFNWPYMSIQ; from the exons ATGGTTCTCTCCGGAACTTCTCAAGGAATTTGGGATCGATCGCTCACTGCTG CGGTACAACGAGGACGGATGCCACCCACGCAGCCACACCACGGTCAGTTCGCCTTGACAAACGGGGACCCCCTACACTGTCATTCCTACCTATCCGGATATATTTCGCTTCTTCTGAGAGCGGAGCCCTACCCTACATCCCGATATGGCAGTCAGTGTATGCAGCCGAACAACATCATGGGCATCGAGAACATTTGCGAACTGGCGGCCCGGATGCTCTTTAGCGCCGTGGAGTGGGCAAGGAATATCCCCTTCTTTCCCGACCTACAGATTACGGACCAGGTGGCCCTTCTGAGGCTGACCTGGAGCGAGTTGTTTGTTCTGAACGCTGCACAGTGTTCCATGCCACTGCACGTGGCGCCTCTTTTGGCGGCGGCGGGCCTGCACGCATCTCCCATGTCAGCGGATCGAGTTGTCGCCTTCATGGACCACATTAGGATCTTCCAAGAACAAGTTGAGAAGCTGAAAGCTTTGCACGTCGACTCTGCCGAATACAGCTGCTTAAAAGCCATTGTGCTTTTCACCTCAG ATGCTTGCGGTCTTTCAGATGTGGCTCACGTGGAAAGTTTGCAAGAAAAATCGCAATGTGCTCTGGAGGAGTACGTCCGGAGCCAGTACCCCAACCAACCTACACGATTTGGGAAGCTCTTACTTCGCCTGCCCTCTCTTCGCACGGTCTCCTCTTCGGTCATAGAACAGTTATTTTTCGTCCGTTTGGTAGGTAAAACCCCGATTGAAACCCTCATCAGAGACATGTTGCTTTCCGGAAGCAGTTTCAACTGGCCCTACATGTCAATTCAATGA
- the LOC118227365 gene encoding COUP transcription factor 2 isoform X1 — MAMVVWRGSQDDVAETQGTLSSQAPQGGPLSLPTPQPGQLNLGGSQVAAPTPQTTVQGGPPNNTTQSTQSNQTTQSQAEKQPQHIECVVCGDKSSGKHYGQFTCEGCKSFFKRSVRRNLSYTCRANRNCPIDQHHRNQCQYCRLKKCLKVGMRREVSLFTAAVQRGRMPPTQPHHGQFALTNGDPLHCHSYLSGYISLLLRAEPYPTSRYGSQCMQPNNIMGIENICELAARMLFSAVEWARNIPFFPDLQITDQVALLRLTWSELFVLNAAQCSMPLHVAPLLAAAGLHASPMSADRVVAFMDHIRIFQEQVEKLKALHVDSAEYSCLKAIVLFTSDACGLSDVAHVESLQEKSQCALEEYVRSQYPNQPTRFGKLLLRLPSLRTVSSSVIEQLFFVRLVGKTPIETLIRDMLLSGSSFNWPYMSIQ; from the exons ATGGCAATGGTAGTGTGGAGGGGCTCCCAGGACGATGTCGCCGAGACGCAGGGCACCCTCTCCTCGCAAGCCCCTCAAGGAGGACCGCTGTCGCTCCCCACTCCTCAACCAGGCCAGCTGAACCTTGGAGGTTCCCAGGTCGCCGCGCCGACCCCACAGACAACCGTTCAGGGTGGACCACCGAACAACACGACACAGTCTACGCAGTCGAACCAGACGACCCAGAGTCAGGCAGAAAAACAACCCCAGCACATCGAATGCGTTGTTTGCGGCGACAAATCTAGCGGTAAACACTACGGTCAGTTTACATGCGAGGGGTGCAAAAGCTTCTTCAAACGGAGTGTACGGAGGAACCTCAGCTACACATGTCGTGCCAACAGGAACTGTCCTATCGACCAGCACCACCGCAATCAGTGTCAGTACTGTCGCCTAAAAAAATGCCTCAAAGTTGGCATGAGACGGGAAG TTTCTCTTTTTACTGCAGCGGTACAACGAGGACGGATGCCACCCACGCAGCCACACCACGGTCAGTTCGCCTTGACAAACGGGGACCCCCTACACTGTCATTCCTACCTATCCGGATATATTTCGCTTCTTCTGAGAGCGGAGCCCTACCCTACATCCCGATATGGCAGTCAGTGTATGCAGCCGAACAACATCATGGGCATCGAGAACATTTGCGAACTGGCGGCCCGGATGCTCTTTAGCGCCGTGGAGTGGGCAAGGAATATCCCCTTCTTTCCCGACCTACAGATTACGGACCAGGTGGCCCTTCTGAGGCTGACCTGGAGCGAGTTGTTTGTTCTGAACGCTGCACAGTGTTCCATGCCACTGCACGTGGCGCCTCTTTTGGCGGCGGCGGGCCTGCACGCATCTCCCATGTCAGCGGATCGAGTTGTCGCCTTCATGGACCACATTAGGATCTTCCAAGAACAAGTTGAGAAGCTGAAAGCTTTGCACGTCGACTCTGCCGAATACAGCTGCTTAAAAGCCATTGTGCTTTTCACCTCAG ATGCTTGCGGTCTTTCAGATGTGGCTCACGTGGAAAGTTTGCAAGAAAAATCGCAATGTGCTCTGGAGGAGTACGTCCGGAGCCAGTACCCCAACCAACCTACACGATTTGGGAAGCTCTTACTTCGCCTGCCCTCTCTTCGCACGGTCTCCTCTTCGGTCATAGAACAGTTATTTTTCGTCCGTTTGGTAGGTAAAACCCCGATTGAAACCCTCATCAGAGACATGTTGCTTTCCGGAAGCAGTTTCAACTGGCCCTACATGTCAATTCAATGA
- the LOC118227365 gene encoding COUP transcription factor 2 isoform X4 yields MHHTEDESTTYAFAVQRGRMPPTQPHHGQFALTNGDPLHCHSYLSGYISLLLRAEPYPTSRYGSQCMQPNNIMGIENICELAARMLFSAVEWARNIPFFPDLQITDQVALLRLTWSELFVLNAAQCSMPLHVAPLLAAAGLHASPMSADRVVAFMDHIRIFQEQVEKLKALHVDSAEYSCLKAIVLFTSDACGLSDVAHVESLQEKSQCALEEYVRSQYPNQPTRFGKLLLRLPSLRTVSSSVIEQLFFVRLVGKTPIETLIRDMLLSGSSFNWPYMSIQ; encoded by the exons ATGCATCATACGGAAGACGAATCAACAACATATGCATTTG CGGTACAACGAGGACGGATGCCACCCACGCAGCCACACCACGGTCAGTTCGCCTTGACAAACGGGGACCCCCTACACTGTCATTCCTACCTATCCGGATATATTTCGCTTCTTCTGAGAGCGGAGCCCTACCCTACATCCCGATATGGCAGTCAGTGTATGCAGCCGAACAACATCATGGGCATCGAGAACATTTGCGAACTGGCGGCCCGGATGCTCTTTAGCGCCGTGGAGTGGGCAAGGAATATCCCCTTCTTTCCCGACCTACAGATTACGGACCAGGTGGCCCTTCTGAGGCTGACCTGGAGCGAGTTGTTTGTTCTGAACGCTGCACAGTGTTCCATGCCACTGCACGTGGCGCCTCTTTTGGCGGCGGCGGGCCTGCACGCATCTCCCATGTCAGCGGATCGAGTTGTCGCCTTCATGGACCACATTAGGATCTTCCAAGAACAAGTTGAGAAGCTGAAAGCTTTGCACGTCGACTCTGCCGAATACAGCTGCTTAAAAGCCATTGTGCTTTTCACCTCAG ATGCTTGCGGTCTTTCAGATGTGGCTCACGTGGAAAGTTTGCAAGAAAAATCGCAATGTGCTCTGGAGGAGTACGTCCGGAGCCAGTACCCCAACCAACCTACACGATTTGGGAAGCTCTTACTTCGCCTGCCCTCTCTTCGCACGGTCTCCTCTTCGGTCATAGAACAGTTATTTTTCGTCCGTTTGGTAGGTAAAACCCCGATTGAAACCCTCATCAGAGACATGTTGCTTTCCGGAAGCAGTTTCAACTGGCCCTACATGTCAATTCAATGA
- the LOC118227365 gene encoding COUP transcription factor 2 isoform X5, with product MPPTQPHHGQFALTNGDPLHCHSYLSGYISLLLRAEPYPTSRYGSQCMQPNNIMGIENICELAARMLFSAVEWARNIPFFPDLQITDQVALLRLTWSELFVLNAAQCSMPLHVAPLLAAAGLHASPMSADRVVAFMDHIRIFQEQVEKLKALHVDSAEYSCLKAIVLFTSDACGLSDVAHVESLQEKSQCALEEYVRSQYPNQPTRFGKLLLRLPSLRTVSSSVIEQLFFVRLVGKTPIETLIRDMLLSGSSFNWPYMSIQ from the exons ATGCCACCCACGCAGCCACACCACGGTCAGTTCGCCTTGACAAACGGGGACCCCCTACACTGTCATTCCTACCTATCCGGATATATTTCGCTTCTTCTGAGAGCGGAGCCCTACCCTACATCCCGATATGGCAGTCAGTGTATGCAGCCGAACAACATCATGGGCATCGAGAACATTTGCGAACTGGCGGCCCGGATGCTCTTTAGCGCCGTGGAGTGGGCAAGGAATATCCCCTTCTTTCCCGACCTACAGATTACGGACCAGGTGGCCCTTCTGAGGCTGACCTGGAGCGAGTTGTTTGTTCTGAACGCTGCACAGTGTTCCATGCCACTGCACGTGGCGCCTCTTTTGGCGGCGGCGGGCCTGCACGCATCTCCCATGTCAGCGGATCGAGTTGTCGCCTTCATGGACCACATTAGGATCTTCCAAGAACAAGTTGAGAAGCTGAAAGCTTTGCACGTCGACTCTGCCGAATACAGCTGCTTAAAAGCCATTGTGCTTTTCACCTCAG ATGCTTGCGGTCTTTCAGATGTGGCTCACGTGGAAAGTTTGCAAGAAAAATCGCAATGTGCTCTGGAGGAGTACGTCCGGAGCCAGTACCCCAACCAACCTACACGATTTGGGAAGCTCTTACTTCGCCTGCCCTCTCTTCGCACGGTCTCCTCTTCGGTCATAGAACAGTTATTTTTCGTCCGTTTGGTAGGTAAAACCCCGATTGAAACCCTCATCAGAGACATGTTGCTTTCCGGAAGCAGTTTCAACTGGCCCTACATGTCAATTCAATGA
- the LOC118227365 gene encoding COUP transcription factor 2 isoform X2, which produces MAMVVWRGSQDDVAETQGTLSSQAPQGGPLSLPTPQPGQLNLGGSQVAAPTPQTTVQGGPPNNTTQSTQSNQTTQSQAEKQPQHIECVVCGDKSSGKHYGQFTCEGCKSFFKRSVRRNLSYTCRANRNCPIDQHHRNQCQYCRLKKCLKVGMRREAVQRGRMPPTQPHHGQFALTNGDPLHCHSYLSGYISLLLRAEPYPTSRYGSQCMQPNNIMGIENICELAARMLFSAVEWARNIPFFPDLQITDQVALLRLTWSELFVLNAAQCSMPLHVAPLLAAAGLHASPMSADRVVAFMDHIRIFQEQVEKLKALHVDSAEYSCLKAIVLFTSDACGLSDVAHVESLQEKSQCALEEYVRSQYPNQPTRFGKLLLRLPSLRTVSSSVIEQLFFVRLVGKTPIETLIRDMLLSGSSFNWPYMSIQ; this is translated from the exons ATGGCAATGGTAGTGTGGAGGGGCTCCCAGGACGATGTCGCCGAGACGCAGGGCACCCTCTCCTCGCAAGCCCCTCAAGGAGGACCGCTGTCGCTCCCCACTCCTCAACCAGGCCAGCTGAACCTTGGAGGTTCCCAGGTCGCCGCGCCGACCCCACAGACAACCGTTCAGGGTGGACCACCGAACAACACGACACAGTCTACGCAGTCGAACCAGACGACCCAGAGTCAGGCAGAAAAACAACCCCAGCACATCGAATGCGTTGTTTGCGGCGACAAATCTAGCGGTAAACACTACGGTCAGTTTACATGCGAGGGGTGCAAAAGCTTCTTCAAACGGAGTGTACGGAGGAACCTCAGCTACACATGTCGTGCCAACAGGAACTGTCCTATCGACCAGCACCACCGCAATCAGTGTCAGTACTGTCGCCTAAAAAAATGCCTCAAAGTTGGCATGAGACGGGAAG CGGTACAACGAGGACGGATGCCACCCACGCAGCCACACCACGGTCAGTTCGCCTTGACAAACGGGGACCCCCTACACTGTCATTCCTACCTATCCGGATATATTTCGCTTCTTCTGAGAGCGGAGCCCTACCCTACATCCCGATATGGCAGTCAGTGTATGCAGCCGAACAACATCATGGGCATCGAGAACATTTGCGAACTGGCGGCCCGGATGCTCTTTAGCGCCGTGGAGTGGGCAAGGAATATCCCCTTCTTTCCCGACCTACAGATTACGGACCAGGTGGCCCTTCTGAGGCTGACCTGGAGCGAGTTGTTTGTTCTGAACGCTGCACAGTGTTCCATGCCACTGCACGTGGCGCCTCTTTTGGCGGCGGCGGGCCTGCACGCATCTCCCATGTCAGCGGATCGAGTTGTCGCCTTCATGGACCACATTAGGATCTTCCAAGAACAAGTTGAGAAGCTGAAAGCTTTGCACGTCGACTCTGCCGAATACAGCTGCTTAAAAGCCATTGTGCTTTTCACCTCAG ATGCTTGCGGTCTTTCAGATGTGGCTCACGTGGAAAGTTTGCAAGAAAAATCGCAATGTGCTCTGGAGGAGTACGTCCGGAGCCAGTACCCCAACCAACCTACACGATTTGGGAAGCTCTTACTTCGCCTGCCCTCTCTTCGCACGGTCTCCTCTTCGGTCATAGAACAGTTATTTTTCGTCCGTTTGGTAGGTAAAACCCCGATTGAAACCCTCATCAGAGACATGTTGCTTTCCGGAAGCAGTTTCAACTGGCCCTACATGTCAATTCAATGA